Proteins encoded within one genomic window of Saccharomyces mikatae IFO 1815 strain IFO1815 genome assembly, chromosome: 15:
- the ADE2 gene encoding phosphoribosylaminoimidazole carboxylase ADE2 (similar to Saccharomyces cerevisiae ADE2 (YOR128C); ancestral locus Anc_5.455), translating into MDSRTVGILGGGQLGRMIVEAANRLNVKTVILDAENSPAKQITNSNEHVNGSFSNPLDIEKLAEKCDVLTIEIEHVDVPTLKNLQVKYPKLKIYPSPETIGLIQDKYVQKEHLIKNGIAVTKSVPVEQPSEASLLNVGDDLGFPFVLKSRTLAYDGRGNFVVKNKEMILEALEVLKDRPLYAEKWAPFTKELAVMIVRSVDGLVFSYPIVETIHKNNICDLCYAPARVPDSVQLKAKLLAENAIKSFPGCGIFGVEMFYLGTGELLINEIAPRPHNSGHYTIDACVTSQFEAHLRSILDLPMPKNFTSFSTITTNAIMLNVLGDKHTKDKELETCERALATPGASVYLYGKESKPNRKVGHINIIASSMGECEQRLNYITGRTNIPIKISVAQKLDLEATIKPLVGIIMGSDSDLPVMSAACAVLKDFGVPFEVTIVSAHRTPHRMSAYAISASKRGIKTIIAGAGGAAHLPGMVAAMTPLPVIGVPVKGSCLDGVDSLHSIVQMPRGVPVATVAINNSTNAALLAVRLLGAYDSSYTTKMELFLLKQEEEVLAKAQKLETVGYEAYLENK; encoded by the coding sequence ATGGATTCTAGAACAGTCGGTATATTAGGAGGAGGACAATTGGGGCGTATGATTGTTGAAGCTGCTAACAGGCTCAACGTCAAAACAGTCATTTTAGATGCCGAAAATTCGCCTGCAAAGCAAATAACCAACTCTAATGAGCATGTCAATGGGtccttttcaaatcctCTTGATATCGAAAAACTAGCTGAAAAATGTGACGTGCTGACCATTGAAATTGAGCATGTTGATGTTCCTACActaaaaaatcttcaagTGAAATACCCCAAGTTGAAAATTTACCCTTCTCCAGAAACAATTGGGTTGATACAAGACAAATACGTTCAAAAGGAACATTTAATTAAGAACGGTATAGCCGTAACTAAAAGTGTTCCCGTGGAACAACCTAGTGAGGCGTCGTTATTAAATGTCGGAGATGACTTGGGTTTCCCATTTGTCCTCAAATCGAGAACTTTGGCGTATGATGGAAGGGGCAATTTTGTCgtaaaaaacaaagagaTGATTTTGGAAGCTTTGGAAGTATTAAAAGATCGTCCTCTATACGCTGAAAAATGGGCACCATTTACTAAAGAATTAGCTGTTATGATTGTAAGATCTGTCGATGGTTTGGTATTCTCTTACCCAATTGTAGAAACCATCCACAAGAATAATATTTGTGATTTATGTTACGCCCCAGCTAGAGTTCCAGACTCTGTTCAACTTAAAGCAAAATTATTGGCTGAAAATGCGATTAAATCTTTCCCTGGGTGTGGTATATTCGGCGTAGAAATGTTTTATTTAGGAACTGGAGAACTGCTAATCAACGAGATTGCACCAAGGCCCCACAACTCTGGACATTATACTATCGATGCATGTGTAACTTCTCAATTCGAAGCGCATTTGAGGTCGATATTGGATTTACCAATGccaaaaaattttacatctttttcaactattACAACAAACGCCATTATGCTAAATGTTCTTGGAGATAAGCATACGAAAGATAAAGAACTAGAAACTTGCGAAAGGGCATTGGCTACTCCAGGGGCCTCGGTATATTTATACGGAAAAGAGTCCAAACCTAATAGGAAAGTGGGTCACATAAATATTATTGCTTCGAGTATGGGTGAATGCGAACAAAGGCTGAACTACATTACAGGAAGAACAAACATTCCAATCAAAATCTCTGTCGCCCAAAAATTGGACCTAGAAGCAACTATCAAACCATTGGTTGGTATCATTATGGGATCAGACTCTGATTTACCGGTAATGTCAGCCGCATGTGcagttttgaaagattttggTGTTCCATTTGAAGTGACAATAGTGTCTGCTCATAGGACCCCACACAGGATGTCGGCATATGCCATTTCTGCAAGTAAGCGTGGTATTAAGACAATTATCGCAGGGGCAGGCGGTGCAGCCCATTTACCAGGTATGGTAGCAGCAATGACGCCACTACCTGTCATTGGTGTACCTGTTAAAGGTTCTTGTCTAGATGGAGTGGATTCATTACATTCAATTGTTCAAATGCCCAGAGGTGTCCCAGTAGCTACTGTTGCTATTAACAATAGTACGAACGCCGCACTGTTGGCTGTCAGACTTCTTGGTGCATATGATTCAAGTTACACAACAAAAATGGAactatttttattaaagcAAGAGGAAGAGGTTCTTGCTAAAGCGCAAAAATTGGAAACTGTCGGATACGAGGCTTACTTAGAAAACAAATAG
- the ORT1 gene encoding Ort1p (similar to Saccharomyces cerevisiae ORT1 (YOR130C); ancestral locus Anc_5.461), with protein sequence MEESKKKGLIEGAILDIINGSVAGACGKVIEFPFDTVKVRLQTQASNVFPTTWSCIKFTYQNEGIARGFFQGISSPLVGASLENATLFVSYNQCSKLLEKYTNISPLGEILISGGVAGSCASLVLTPVELVKCKLQVANLQGPTKAKHTKVLPTIKAIISERGLAGLWQGQSGTFIRESFGGVAWFATYELVKKSLKDRHALDDPKRDANKTWELLVSGGSAGLAFNASIFPADTVKSVMQTEHISLTDAVKKIYVKFGIKGFYRGLGITLFRAVPANAAVFYIFETLSAL encoded by the coding sequence ATGGAGgaaagcaaaaagaaaggacTGATAGAAGGTGCTATTCTCGATATAATAAATGGTTCCGTTGCAGGTGCCTGTGGTAAGGTGATCGAGTTTCCTTTCGACACTGTGAAAGTCAGGTTGCAGACACAAGCATCTAATGTGTTCCCGACGACATGGTCTTGTATAAAATTCACATATCAGAATGAAGGAATAGCACGAGGATTTTTCCAAGGCATTTCATCACCTTTAGTTGGAGCATCTCTAGAGAATGCCACATTATTTGTTTCATATAACCAATGTTCCAAACTTTTAGAGaaatatacaaatattTCTCCACTAGGAGAAATTCTGATTTCTGGTGGAGTTGCAGGTTCATGTGCAAGCTTGGTATTGACACCTGTAGAGCTAGTAAAGTGTAAATTGCAAGTTGCCAACTTACAAGGTCCTACTAAAGCGAAGCATACAAAGGTGTTACCTACGATAAAAGCAATTATAAGCGAGAGAGGTTTGGCGGGTTTATGGCAGGGACAATCGGGTACTTTTATTCGAGAAAGTTTCGGCGGTGTTGCCTGGTTTGCAACTTATGAATTAGTCAAGAAATCTTTAAAAGATAGGCATGCTCTTGATGACCCAAAAAGAGACGCGAATAAAACCTGGGAATTACTTGTTAGTGGTGGGAGTGCTGGCTTAGCATTTAATGCTAGTATCTTCCCTGCAGATACTGTGAAGTCAGTCATGCAAACGGAGCATATAAGTCTCACAGATGCAGTGAAGAAGATATATGTGAAATTTGGGATAAAGGGGTTTTACAGAGGGTTAGGTATAACTCTCTTTAGGGCTGTACCTGCGAATGCTGCAGTTTTTTACATCTTTGAAACTCTTTCTGCATTGTAG
- the SMKI15G2780 gene encoding putative haloacid dehalogenase-like hydrolase (similar to Saccharomyces cerevisiae YOR131C; ancestral locus Anc_5.465), with the protein MTKLQGLKRLKHIKAVIFDMDGTLCLPQPWMFPAMRNTIGLNDKSIDILHFIDSLPTEKERKAAHDKIELVETKAMKEMQPQPGLVDLMRYLTKKGISKNICTRNIGAPVESFVARFIPSELSVFDYIVTREFRPTKPHPDPLLHIASNLNITPLEMIMVGDSFDDMKSGRSAGCLTVLLKNHANSHLLLEHKELVDISVEDLSEIIEVLESLGN; encoded by the coding sequence ATGACGAAATTACAAGGACTGAAGAGATTAAAGCATATTAAAGCAGTCATATTTGATATGGACGGTACATTATGTCTACCTCAGCCTTGGATGTTTCCAGCGATGAGAAACACCATAGGATTGAATGATAAATCAATTGATATCCTTCACTTCATTGATAGTTTGCCTaccgaaaaagaaagaaaggcAGCGCATGATAAGATAGAACTGGTCGAAACAAAAGCCATGAAGGAGATGCAACCGCAGCCTGGTTTGGTTGACCTAATGAGGTATTTGACCAAAAAAGGCATTAGTAAAAATATATGTACTCGAAATATCGGCGCTCCAGTCGAGAGTTTTGTTGCAAGGTTCATTCCATCTGAGTTATCGGTTTTTGACTATATAGTAACGAGAGAATTCAGACCTACGAAACCACACCCTGACCCATTATTGCACATTGCTTCGAATCTCAATATAACGCCATTAGAAATGATTATGGTGGGTGATtcatttgatgatatgAAATCCGGTAGATCTGCTGGGTGTTTGACTGTATTGCTAAAGAATCATGCGAACAGTCATTTACTTCTCGAACATAAGGAACTAGTAGATATTTCGGTGGAAGACCTATCAGAAATCATTGAAGTACTTGAAAGTCTCGGTAACTAA
- the AFI1 gene encoding Afi1p (similar to Saccharomyces cerevisiae AFI1 (YOR129C); ancestral locus Anc_5.457): MLRREINNSNSNRWVENESFPFEMPNVSYIVSAEFHNKLGPIVKHQYPKSIPGFRQFLYGECNGDTSVSMNLASLMIPSSIERNPGRQDITVFTLYYNKFTQNYQLFPVPKDPRFNFNLHHREDSNSSVSNSIYYDAENYQDVKNNRYTIVLEDDEFEFQEFQNNRKVTDDEPLFFINVANTVLDITNDRGAVIKSIAVGTPLKTFFAFKNIIVLVLDLYMKASSQAAAMDILVDCFNMLNSVDLSLINNIHSKNSIQDVLHSIHDESIITKLFFNTDDTLKRLFRINGFDTKDKYGNIVTFHDQFIQYHFTRFQSKMLPPYLLNIPLQFDMIKRAPIYVESDYNELVLKFLDRFIPYLLKASPKVTVWKLIINSTQLSKEDLCAFVLSLANITATYSNDLQSYFKGNTALIFPYMDISLVDSLRAYLTSRTDFIRCPAIIGTANPIFRYQLDVWDYYYDVDADILYENNKPQKETLDARTELRTGPNPLRKIFNRPHLSSNVVNENQRNLGQKLFSLLIDEYHDSDTMMSVLRRLNVLQLENLLDTLKRREISPDIALKDEYIAFYKDFFIFPEFFDYFTLHSIELLSNLDNCLFSLRDACRFLSKERIYSQLSQILEIVKEVLRMVSINKMNIDKFLNACLNYSPSIVLPSTELRADNSSKWSFEREVHQGFDNYSSYMGIERDPNGVVLSAIDLFTQVYSFDILALFLTFNENDCEHELPSTKSLSRKRTYLSRMAQSSSLRQFLQMSTRSNVRILGSNGQSFGSSKSSEFMNTFSIISPRLKASPLLERRASKISNAITKLLYKLECHPIGRTLLEKYLNKRFQKAYAESKKHFICENRDPESGSSNNVSSIIVSSSYTDESIPLPPNRTKMLNDLKEITQQQESAQKVAQDAEL, from the coding sequence ATGTTGCGTAGAGAAATAAATAACTCTAATAGTAACAGGTGGGTAGAAAATGAATCCTTCCCATTTGAGATGCCGAATGTCAGTTATATAGTATCCGCAGAATTTCATAATAAGTTGGGCCCTATCGTGAAGCACCAATATCCTAAAAGCATTCCAGGTTTCAGACAGTTCCTCTACGGGGAATGCAACGGCGATACATCTGTGTCCATGAACTTGGCAAGTTTGATGATTCCAAGTAGTATAGAACGCAATCCCGGTAGGCAAGACATTACAGTGTTTACCCTTTATTACAATAAATTCACTCAAAATTATCAACTCTTTCCAGTACCGAAAGACCCTcgtttcaatttcaatctGCACCATCGTGAAGACTCAAACAGTAGTGTTAGCAATAGCATATATTACGATGCCGAAAACTATCAAGATGTAAAAAACAATAGGTACACAATCGTTttggaagatgatgaatttgaatttcaagaatttcaGAACAATCGGAAAGTCACAGATGATGAACctctatttttcattaatgttGCCAATACGGTTCTGGACATCACAAATGATAGAGGAGCTGTTATTAAATCGATTGCTGTCGGCACACCTTTGAAAACCTTTTTTGCATTCAAAAACATCATTGTGTTAGTTTTGGATTTGTACATGAAAGCTTCATCTCAAGCTGCTGCTATGGACATACTGGTTGATTGCTTCAATATGCTGAATAGTGTTGATCTATCATTGATTAATAATATACATTCCAAAAATAGTATACAAGACGTGCTTCATTCTATCCATGATGAATCTATCATTACCAAACTATTCTTTAACACAGATGATACTTTAAAGAGGTTATTTCGCATAAATGGATTTGACACTAAGGACAAGTACGGTAATATTGTGACCTTTCATGACCAATTCATACAATATCACTTCACGAGGTTTCAATCAAAGATGCTCCCGCCGTATTTGCTAAATATCCCATTACAGTTTGACATGATTAAAAGAGCGCCAATTTATGTTGAAAGTGATTACAATGAATtagttttgaaatttttggacAGATTTATTCCATACCTTCTTAAGGCCAGTCCAAAAGTTACTGTATGGAAATTAATTATCAATTCTACTCAACTGAGCAAAGAAGATCTTTGTGCCTTCGTTTTATCGCTAGCCAATATAACGGCAACTTATTCTAACGACCTTCAATCGTATTTCAAAGGGAATACAGCGTTGATTTTTCCCTACATGGATATATCTCTTGTTGATAGCTTACGAGCGTATTTAACATCAAGAACTGATTTTATTAGATGCCCTGCAATTATTGGGACTGCCAATCCAATTTTTCGATATCAGTTGGATGTTTGGGATTACTATTATGATGTGGATGCGGACATTCTTTACGAGAACAACAAACcccaaaaagaaacattAGATGCAAGGACAGAACTAAGGACCGGGCCTAACCctttaagaaaaatattcaatagACCTCATTTGTCATCAAATGTAGTAAACGAGAATCAACGGAATTTGGGCCAGAAACTCTTTTCACTTCTCATTGATGAATATCATGATAGTGATACTATGATGAGTGTATTGAGAAGACTAAATGTTCTCCAGTTGGAAAACCTTCTAGACACCTTGAAAAGACGAGAAATTTCACCGGATATAGCACTTAAAGATGAATATATTGCGTTTTATAAGgactttttcatttttccgGAGTTTTTTGACTATTTTACATTGCATAGTATTGAATTGTTATCTAACTTGGATAATTGTTTATTTAGCTTAAGAGACGCATGCCGATTCCTTTCCAAGGAGCGAATATACTCCCAATTAAGTCAAATATTAGAAATTGTTAAGGAGGTGCTTCGCATGGTATCGATAAACAAGATGAACATTGATAAGTTTTTAAATGCTTGTTTAAATTACTCTCCATCTATAGTATTGCCATCAACTGAATTACGGGCCGATAATTCTTCCAAATGGAGCTTTGAAAGAGAAGTGCATCAGGGGTTCGATAACTATAGTAGCTATATGGGTATCGAGAGGGACCCCAATGGCGTCGTTTTATCAGCAATAGATCTCTTTACCCAAGTATACAGTTTCGACATCTTAGCCCTTTTCCTTACGtttaatgaaaatgacTGTGAGCATGAATTGCCCTCTACAAAGTCTCTATCCAGGAAAAGGACATACTTGTCTAGGATGGCACAATCGTCTTCGTTAAGGCAGTTTTTACAAATGAGTACCCGCTCTAATGTGAGGATTCTGGGAAGTAACGGACAGAGTTTTGGAAGCTCTAAATCTTCCGAATTCATGAACACCTTCTCTATCATCTCACCTAGACTGAAGGCTTCTCCTCTACTAGAAAGAAGAGCATCGAAAATCAGTAATGCCATAACGAAATTACTCTATAAATTAGAATGCCATCCAATAGGTAGGACCCTCTTAGAAAAATACCTCAACAAACGATTCCAAAAGGCTTATGCAGAATCGAAGAAGCACTTCATCTGTGAAAATAGAGACCCTGAGAGTGGAAGCTCAAACAACGTTTCTTCTATTATTGTGTCATCTTCGTATACTGACGAATCTATCCCATTACCTCCAAATAGAACAAAAATGTTGAATGACTTAAAAGAAATCACCCAACAACAAGAATCTGCTCAAAAAGTTGCCCAAGATGCTGAATTGTGA
- the RGA1 gene encoding GTPase-activating protein RGA1 (similar to Saccharomyces cerevisiae RGA2 (YDR379W) and RGA1 (YOR127W); ancestral locus Anc_5.453) produces MASAVPNQQFPSCVRCKDFITTGHAYELGCDRWHTHCFACYKCEKPLSCESDFLVLGTGALICFDCSDSCKNCGKKIDDLAIILSSSNEAYCSDCFKCCKCGENIADLRYAKTKRGLFCLNCHEKLLAKRKYYEEKKRRLKKNLPSLPNPVIDSDPIDDTSAAVAVPERASGRPISPVKKISLGSESLKDIETNSSDIVPHFITGYNDSDDNSGSSKFGSNVSIEIMGLAGDDKKQEKSEVKEEVEVHLANLPLNVAIDSTPNQKHFLGNKEPLSRSKSLLNKTPLRNSSGQHVAKSPSSYRQGIVVHNSFEESNQIDSPNDGSRSASELLSSVLHSPVSVSMKDSKGFKNNDYLSSNSVSQTGPSLPAKGLKNIIEETSSLQTSAVEIVKSDKSVSDLAAVQQEQTDKFSYSSNNNGNDKKISRSLSRRSKDLMTNLKSKAINKHESNFKLSPASKLTSRRSQDLIRDLDSHPDFSTPSSNGALSEVLVKNRKSLNPNRLTDNGILKVGGKKEGAVNEQNGFSMKSPSSFGHLLQTPATPSNASMYRTPPLDSSLTFDRFNGSSYSNQNYSLPSWQNTPKTQLENSSQIGEQKETAYEIRESKNDSSLDKEITTTELHLKHLKINLKELESQREELMKEIDEMKNTKETLRQHIEAYNIEKNKLYLESNDVLENSATIRETTLDELSPVKHVATASSVVRSSVKPKFWKFFSSGKPQTEQSIQGANSSNSSSITKNAPVLHSAPLASSNSGRMEISPPVLQNPNEFSDVRLVPIESDGNTGQSKDVEEYSNGSNLYGSSLVARCNFESNKIPMILSVCIDFIESDEENMRSEGIYRKSGSQLVIEEIERQFSSWEVLQNADTPNILIDQDLNAVTGVLKRYLRKLPNPIFTFQVYEPLMNLVKSKKMMEILPFVGGKLSMEARNSDTYMSCKSILKSILEDLPKEHYRVLRVLSEHIEKVTHYSNWNRMTLYNLALVFAPGLIRDFSGEKDIIDMKERNYIVAFIFGNYRDVLA; encoded by the coding sequence ATGGCATCGGCTGTACCCAATCAACAGTTTCCATCGTGTGTACGCTGTAAAGACTTTATCACTACGGGGCACGCATATGAATTGGGTTGCGATAGATGGCATACACATTGCTTCGCCTGTTACAAGTGTGAGAAACCATTAAGTTGTGAATCTGATTTTTTGGTTCTTGGAACCGGTGCCTTGATCTGTTTCGATTGTTCCGATTCCTGTAAAAACTGTGGTAAAAAGATCGATGATCTGGCCATAATactatcttcttcaaatgaagCCTATTGTTCGGATTGTTTTAAATGTTGTAAGTGTGGTGAGAATATTGCAGATCTACGGTATGCGAAGACTAAGCGAGGTCTATTCTGTTTGAATTGTCATGAAAAGCTATTagctaaaagaaaatactatgaggagaaaaaaaggcgactcaaaaaaaatctgcCGAGTTTACCCAATCCTGTAATTGATAGTGACCCTATCGATGACACTTCAGCGGCAGTCGCTGTTCCAGAAAGAGCATCCGGTAGACCTATATCTCctgtgaagaaaatatctttAGGATCTGAATCTCTCAAGGATATAGAAACCAATTCGAGTGATATTGTTCCGCACTTTATCACAGGATATAATGATAGCGATGACAACTCTGGAAGTTCAAAATTTGGCTCAAACGTTTCTATAGAAATTATGGGACTAGCAGGAGATGACAAGAAGCAGGAAAAAAGTGAAGTTAAAGAGGAAGTGGAGGTGCATTTAGCGAATCTGCCGCTTAATGTTGCGATAGATTCCACACCAAATCAGAAACACTTTTTGGGTAACAAAGAACCTCTGAGCCGTTCAAAAAGCTTGTTAAACAAAACACCATTGAGGAATTCATCCGGACAGCATGTCGCAAAATCTCCAAGCTCTTATAGACAAGGTATAGTAGTTCATAACAGTTTTGAAGAGAGCAACCAAATTGACTCTCCGAACGACGGTTCCCGAAGTGCAAGTGAACTGCTAAGCTCGGTATTGCATAGTCCAGTTTCTGTTAGTATGAAAGATTCGAAGGGTTTTAAAAATAACGATTATTTAAGCTCCAATTCTGTATCTCAGACGGGTCCTTCACTACCGGCGAAGGGATTGAAGAATATCATTGAAGAAACAAGCTCACTTCAAACATCTGCTGTTGAGATTGTGAAATCAGACAAAAGTGTCAGTGATTTAGCCGCCGTTCAACAAGAGCAAACGGATAAATTTTCGTACTCTTCAAACAATAATGGGAACGataagaaaatttcaagatcGTTGTCACGAAGGTCGAAAGATTTGATGACTAATCTAAAGTCGAAAGCCATAAACAAACATGAGAGTAATTTTAAGCTTTCACCGGCCTCTAAACTAACATCTAGACGATCACAAGATTTAATTAGAGATCTTGATTCACATCCTGATTTTAGTACTCCCAGTTCTAACGGCGCCCTTTCAGAAGTTTTAGTGAAGAATCGAAAAAGCCTTAATCCCAACCGACTGACTGATAATGGCATTTTGAAAGTCGGTGGTAAGAAGGAGGGCGCTGTTAATGAACAGAATGGTTTTAGCATGaaatcaccatcatcatttgGTCATTTATTACAAACACCCGCTACGCCAAGTAATGCATCGATGTATCGGACCCCGCCTCTTGATAGTTCATTAACATTTGATAGATTTAATGGATCATCGTATAGTAACCAAAACTATAGTTTACCTAGTTGGCAAAATACTCCAAAGACACAATTGGAAAATAGCAGCCAAATTGGGGAACAGAAAGAAACGGCTTATGAAATTAGAGAATCCAAAAATGATTCATCTCTcgataaagaaattacCACAACTGAGTTGCACTTGAAacatttaaaaataaatctGAAGGAACTTGAATCTCAAAGAGAAGAATTAATGAAAGAGATTGAtgaaatgaagaatacaAAAGAGACCCTACGCCAACATATTGAAGCCTACAATAtcgaaaagaataaattaTATCTCGAATCTAATGATGTTCTAGAAAATTCCGCAACAATAAGAGAAACCACTTTAGATGAATTATCACCTGTGAAGCACGTTGCGACTGCAAGTTCTGTAGTACGAAGTTCTGTTAAGccaaaattttggaagttCTTCTCATCTGGTAAGCCACAAACCGAGCAATCCATTCAGGGAGCCAATTCAAGTAATTCAAGCTCGATCACTAAAAACGCACCAGTTTTGCATTCAGCTCCTTTGGCTAGTAGTAACTCCGGTCGTATGGAAATTTCGCCTCCTGTGCTACAAAATCCCAATGAATTTAGTGATGTCAGATTGGTTCCTATCGAAAGTGACGGAAATACGGGGCAAAGTAAGGATGTGGAAGAGTATTCAAATGGAAGCAATCTCTATGGTTCAAGTTTAGTTGCTAGGTGCAATTTTGAAAGCAATAAAATACCAATGATACTTTCTGTGTGCATAGACTTTATTGAATCAGACGAGGAAAATATGCGATCTGAGGGTATATATAGAAAATCAGGTTCCCAACTAGttatagaagaaatagaaagacaattttcttcatgGGAGGTACTGCAGAATGCTGACACGCCTAATATTTTAATAGATCAAGATCTTAATGCTGTTACTGGCGTACTAAAACGATACTTGAGAAAACTTCCCAACCCGATCTTTACGTTCCAAGTGTACGAACCCTTAATGAATTTAGtcaaatccaaaaaaatgatggaAATTTTGCCATTTGTTGGAGGAAAGCTGTCGATGGAAGCAAGGAATTCGGACACTTATATGTCATGTAAgagtattttgaaaagcaTACTGGAAGACTTGCCGAAAGAACATTATAGGGTCCTAAGAGTACTAAGTGAACATATAGAAAAGGTTACACACTATAGCAATTGGAATCGAATGACACTTTATAACTTAGCTTTAGTTTTTGCTCCAGGTTTGATTCGCGATTTTAGTGGAGAGAAGGATATTATTGATATGAAAGAGAGAAATTATATTGTGGCATTTATCTTTGGAAACTATAGAGATGTCCTGGCGTAG
- the VPS17 gene encoding retromer subunit VPS17 (similar to Saccharomyces cerevisiae VPS17 (YOR132W); ancestral locus Anc_5.466), with protein MASAVPYDPYDDLDNNPFAEPHEDSEPVATNTDDSSYIAKEQTTSEGAAVVDRGNNTADISQEDSGREDRAAQSKTSNEQNSNNLSVQPPQNVILPERNDEKRKYSLLVKTTGLERFGSITGKKENPAIIFDCSTNLPTFRKQQYKNVKKSYEEFHQLFKYLNVAIQESFVPTLPPAYTTFGINSEEDRSKITRNFQLWFNRISQDPLIIRNEEVAFFIESDFNTYSPINKSKSLASGLKRKTLKQLAPPYDEVTELAEFRPLVKSIYVVSQNLQEKLLKVSRNRKMMVQEENAFGQDFVNLDEHNKLYKRYGRILTAVGDIDSIIATMDMATLYDGLEWVVRDAYVVKEALTNRHFVMRSLIQAQQNSKTKQEQARRFRSRRDINPMKIDEALRQLKMATKKEQVLTLKLQRITSNMIIERRQWINWYEEWIRNSIKQFTLRKIEYERKKLTLLERVRSDIRKADENGGLSRLGRNAVSVKSTDTSQTTKGDSWTGENNRKSQIPINKIAHTEFDDELVTEDDGSVSQEFDTASLNARHAASLLGMSNK; from the coding sequence ATGGCGTCGGCTGTACCTTACGATCCCTACGATGATTTAGACAATAATCCGTTTGCTGAGCCACACGAAGATTCTGAACCAGTTGCAACAAACACAGACGACTCATCTTATATAGCGAAAGAGCAAACAACTTCTGAAGGagctgctgttgttgatCGAGGTAACAATACTGCGGATATCTCCCAAGAGGATTCAGGTAGAGAGGATAGAGCAGCACAgtcaaaaacttcaaacGAACAAAATAGCAACAATTTGTCAGTCCAACCACCACAAAATGTTATTCTTccagaaagaaatgatgaaaaaagaaaatacagTTTGCTTGTCAAAACAACAGGATTGGAACGATTTGGATCTATAACCGGTAAGAAAGAGAATCCGGCTATCATATTTGACTGCTCAACAAACCTGCCTACATTTCGCAAACAACAGTATAAGaatgtaaaaaaatcatatgAAGAATTTCACCAACTATTCAAATATCTTAATGTTGCTATCCAGGAATCTTTTGTCCCCACACTTCCTCCTGCGTACACAACATTCGGAATTAATAGCGAAGAGGATAGGTCTAAGATAACACGGAATTTCCAACTTTGGTTTAACAGAATATCACAGGATCCTTTAATTATTCGAAATGAAGAGGTGgcttttttcattgagaGTGACTTTAATACGTATTCACCGATTAACAAATCCAAATCACTAGCTTCTGgattgaagagaaaaactTTAAAGCAATTGGCGCCCCCATATGATGAAGTCACAGAACTAGCAGAATTCCGGCCATTAGTCAAATCTATATATGTTGTTTCCCAGAATTTGCAAGAAAAACTGCTAAAAGTTTCCAGAAACCGCAAAATGATggttcaagaagaaaatgccTTTGGTCAGGATTTTGTTAATCTAGATGAGCACAATAAATTGTACAAGAGATATGGTAGAATACTAACTGCTGTCGGCGATATTGATAGCATCATAGCCACTATGGATATGGCTACCTTATACGATGGTTTAGAATGGGTTGTTAGAGACGCTTATGTGGTGAAGGAAGCTTTGACCAATAGGCATTTTGTCATGCGAAGTCTAATTCAAGCACAACAGAACTCCAAGACAAAACAGGAACAAGCACGCAGATTCAGGTCAAGAAGGGACATCAATCCTATGAAAATTGATGAAGCATTACGTCAGTTAAAAATGGCAACCAAAAAAGAGCAAGTTTTGACTTTGAAGCTTCAGCGAATCACTTCAAACATGATTATCGAGAGAAGGCAGTGGATCAACTGGTATGAAGAATGGATAAGAAATTCAATCAAGCAATTCACACTAAGAAAGATAGAatatgaaagaaagaagctGACGCTGCTTGAACGTGTACGTTCCGATATTAGAAAAGCCGACGAAAACGGAGGTTTGTCACGTTTGGGACGCAATGCTGTCTCGGTTAAGAGTACTGACACTTCTCAAACCACTAAAGGCGACAGTTGGACAGGAGAGAACAACCGCAAAAGTCAAATCCCCATCAATAAGATTGCCCATACTGAATTCGATGATGAGCTGGTCACTGAAGATGATGGATCTGTCTCTCAAGAATTCGATACTGCATCACTGAATGCTCGCCATGCAGCCTCACTTTTAGGCATGTCTAACAAATAG